Below is a window of Dietzia timorensis DNA.
TCGATTTGGCGACGAAGGCGACGTAGAGGGTCATGAACCCGGTGAGCATGCGCACCGAGGATTCGGCCCACAGGTTCGCGATGACATCGCGGCCGAGCGGGCGGGTGAGGACACGCCGCATCTGCGCGAACCCGGCGCGCGCCGCCGTGCGAATGGGCGTCGTGGGCGCGGACGCGGCGGCCACTGTGTTGTCCTCGCCGGCTCCGCCGTCATGCCCGAAATAGGCGAAGGACGCCGATTCGTCCCCCTCGTGAAACTCGGCGGACGGCGGGATCGTCATGCACAGGTACGCCCCGACGAGCGCGGCGATCGCGAGCAACCACAGCACCTCGCGCGAGTCGAACAGGTAGGCCACGCCCGCGGCGATCCCGCCGGCGACGAGCGAACCGAACACGTGCCCGAGAATCGTGAGCCGGGAATTCGTGCGCACGAGGTCGAGCTGCGGCGGCACGAGATACGGCGTACACGAGGCGCGCACCACCCCGTACGTCTTGGACAGCACGAGCATCCCCAGCGCGCACGGATACAGCAAGAGCGAATGGAAGTTGAGCGCGAGGATCACCGCGAGCACGGCCCGCAGGGTGAAGGTGAGCGACAGGGTGAAGCGCCTGCCCCGGCGAAGCCGGTCGAGCGCCGGACCGATAATCGGCGCGATGACGGCGAACGGCGCGACCGTCATGAGGAGATAGAGCGCGACGTTCGTCCGCGATTCGGCGGTCGCCGCCGAAAAGAACAGGGTGTTCGCGAGCGCCACCGCGAGCATCGCGTCGATCGAGAAGTTCGCGACCGTCGTGTACGACAGCTGCGCCAAGCCCGATTCGCGCGCGCCCTCCGCGTGGAACATGCGCCGCGGAAGGTCGATGACGCGCCCGAACACCGTGAGGCGTTGGCGCGGGCCGGTCGACCCGGCGCCGCGGGGAGCGGAGCCGGGGGACTGGCCGGGGGCGGAACCGTGGGCCGAACCCGAACGTGCGCGCCCCCGGAAGGGAGGTCGCGACCGGGTCACTTGAGGCGGACCTCATACATATTCGGCCACAGCTTTCCCGTGACGATGAACGTGTCCGAACCCGGCACCTTCGCGATGCCGTTGAGCACCGCGTCGGGATCGGAAGGGCGCGGTTGTTGCAACTCGCCGAGATCCCACTGCGCGTCGACCTCGCCGCTCGACGGGTCGATCCGGACGATCCGGTCGGTCATCCACACGTTGGCGTAGATCCTGCCGTCCGAGCAGTCGAGCTCGTTGAGGTTGTCGACGCCCTTGGCCCCTAGAGCCACGTTGATCTCCCCGGTGGGCTCGAACGTTTCCGGGTCGCGGAGGGTGAGCTTGTTCGATCCGTCGCTCATCACGAGCTGATCGCCCATCGTGCACAGGCCCCAGCCTTCGCCGTCATACTCGGCGCGGCCCGTCTCCTCGAGGGTCGTGGCATCGCGTTTGTAGGCGATGCCGTCCTTCCAGGTGAGCTGCCACAGGGTGTTCCCCGTGATCGTCATGCCCTCGCCGAACTCCCGGCCCGGCAGCGGATCGGTCTTGACCCGGTAGTCGGTCGGTCCCGAATCGAGCGGGCGCGCCGACACCCAGGACGTGCCGTAGTCGCCGGTGGATTCGTAGAGCTCTCCGTCGCGCATCTCGAGCCCCTGGGTGAACGCGGCGGAATCGTGCCCCAACTCGCGGACGACCTCGACCTCTCCGGTCGTATCGGGCTGTGCGGCGCCGCCCTGGCCGAGCCCGTCGGCGCTGCCGGAATTGCCGCTTCCGACGCTTCCGGCGTTCGGCCCCGCGGTGGACAGGCTGCCGCCATCGATGGAGCCCATCTCGCTGTTCGCGCTGGTCTCCTGTACGTCCCCGGAGCCCGCCGAATCGACCGCGTCCGACGAGCACGCCGCGGTGAACGCGAGGACTGCCGCGAGTGTTGCCGGGCCGACCACCCCGGCGGTGCGCCCGAACCGTGACGGGCGGCGGCGCGAACGCGAGGGTCGCGAGGGGCCCGAGAAACGGGAAGACGGGACGAAATCGGCGATAGGGCGCATAGGTAAATCATGCCGCATAACCCCGACTCGCGGGGCCTGCACCCGCGAGTTTTATGGGGTTTGGCACCCCTGCGTTCATAATGAACACATGACATCCGTAACCGAGCGAACCGGCACGCAGCGACGCGGTGGCGAGGTCAGCGAAGCCCTCGCGGGCGCTGTCGCGCTGGCCAGGGACGCTGCCGCCGAGGTTGCGGGCGGATCGGCCGTCGGCGAGCACGAGGGCATCGCCTGCGAGGCGGAGAACACCGCGACGCACTATTTCGGTTCCCGGCTCCGCGGCTACCGCGGATGGCAGTGGGCCTGCGTGCTGTCGGAGGCCGAGGCACGGGTAACGATCGACGAGATCTCCCTCGTCCCGGGCCCCGACGCCCTCCTGGCCCCCGAATGGGTGCCCTGGTCCGAGCGCCTCCATGCCGGCGATGTCGGACCCGGGGACGTACTCCCCGTTTCCGATGACGACGAACGCCTCGCTCCCGGATACGAACTAATCCCCGGCGACGAAGACGAATTCGCCGCGGACCTGCCGATCGGGCTAGGCCGCGAGCGCGTGCTGTCGCATTACGGGCGGGTTGTCGCCGCCGAGCGCTGGGAGAGCGGCGAGCACAGCCCGGACACCGAGACCGCCAAGACCGCCGAGCACCACTGCGGCTCCTGCGGTTTCCTCGTCCCGCTCGCAGGGTCGCTGGGCCGGATGTTCGGCGTGTGCGCGAACGAATTCTCGGCCGACGCGCAGGTCGTCCATCTCGAATACGGGTGTGGGGCGCATTCCTCGGTGCGCTCGGAACAGGCAGGTCCCGGGCAGCGCGCGGGTACGCCATTCGACGACCATGCCGTGGACTTCGAATCCGCCCCCGGCGAAGAACCGTCGCGCGAGGCGGCCGAGACGCTGGCGCAGTAGCTCCGGCGTCATACCCGGGCGTGGCCTTCTAGCCGCTAGGCGTCGAAGTCGAGGCCCTGCTGAGCATCTCGCGCGCCGCGCACGACCGCCCGCCGCTGCAACGCATACACAGCCGTGCCGAGAATGCCGACTGCGATGCCGGCGAGACACAGCGCGATCTGGCGATCCGAACCGCCGAACACGAACAGAGCCATCGCCGCGCACAGCCACGCGACGGTGCCTAGGGCGAGGATCGGCTGCGGGTCCAGAATCGCCGCCGGCAACGGCGGGACGGCAGGCGCGTCGGGCGCCTTCTGCCGATCTCCGCTCCTACTCACGATTCCCAGAGTACCGCGAGGGGCCGCTTGTGCTTTATCTTAAATGCGGATGAGAAGACCCAAGGGGAGCGAGGCGCATTGAGTAACGACGAGCCGCAGGCGGCCGAGAAGATAGCCGTGTCGAAGAACGGGCTGGACCGCTACTTCCGGATCACCGAGCGGGGCTCGACCGTCGGGCGCGAAATGCGTGGCGGGCTCGTGAGCTTCTTCTCGATGGCCTACATCATTTTGCTCAACCCGCTGATCCTCGGCGGGACCCCCGATGTCGAAGGCAACACGCTGTCGATCCCCGAGATCGCGGCGGTCACGGCGCTCACCGCGGGCGTGATGACCATCGCGTTCGGCGCTATCGCGCGGCTGCCGTTCGCGTTCGCCACGGGCCTGGGCATCAACTCGCTGGTCGCGGTGACGATCGTGCAGGAGGTGACGTGGGCCGAGGCCATGGGCCTCATCGTCATCGAGGGCATCATCATCGTGATCCTCG
It encodes the following:
- a CDS encoding MFS transporter; this encodes MTRSRPPFRGRARSGSAHGSAPGQSPGSAPRGAGSTGPRQRLTVFGRVIDLPRRMFHAEGARESGLAQLSYTTVANFSIDAMLAVALANTLFFSAATAESRTNVALYLLMTVAPFAVIAPIIGPALDRLRRGRRFTLSLTFTLRAVLAVILALNFHSLLLYPCALGMLVLSKTYGVVRASCTPYLVPPQLDLVRTNSRLTILGHVFGSLVAGGIAAGVAYLFDSREVLWLLAIAALVGAYLCMTIPPSAEFHEGDESASFAYFGHDGGAGEDNTVAAASAPTTPIRTAARAGFAQMRRVLTRPLGRDVIANLWAESSVRMLTGFMTLYVAFVAKSTEDAAATEQVAMLGAAGAAAGIGTFAGNALGARIPLGHSTRITMTAGVAATAATIVAAFLGNVEAAVVLALVAALASALGKVALDASIQTDIPDRGRSSAFGRSETALQMSWVLGGALGVLLPTDFTIGFTVLAVLSALMVTQAVLTRKGTSLVPWVGGNRPRRPAPESS
- a CDS encoding DUF3027 domain-containing protein encodes the protein MTSVTERTGTQRRGGEVSEALAGAVALARDAAAEVAGGSAVGEHEGIACEAENTATHYFGSRLRGYRGWQWACVLSEAEARVTIDEISLVPGPDALLAPEWVPWSERLHAGDVGPGDVLPVSDDDERLAPGYELIPGDEDEFAADLPIGLGRERVLSHYGRVVAAERWESGEHSPDTETAKTAEHHCGSCGFLVPLAGSLGRMFGVCANEFSADAQVVHLEYGCGAHSSVRSEQAGPGQRAGTPFDDHAVDFESAPGEEPSREAAETLAQ
- a CDS encoding glutaminyl-peptide cyclotransferase, whose amino-acid sequence is MRPIADFVPSSRFSGPSRPSRSRRRPSRFGRTAGVVGPATLAAVLAFTAACSSDAVDSAGSGDVQETSANSEMGSIDGGSLSTAGPNAGSVGSGNSGSADGLGQGGAAQPDTTGEVEVVRELGHDSAAFTQGLEMRDGELYESTGDYGTSWVSARPLDSGPTDYRVKTDPLPGREFGEGMTITGNTLWQLTWKDGIAYKRDATTLEETGRAEYDGEGWGLCTMGDQLVMSDGSNKLTLRDPETFEPTGEINVALGAKGVDNLNELDCSDGRIYANVWMTDRIVRIDPSSGEVDAQWDLGELQQPRPSDPDAVLNGIAKVPGSDTFIVTGKLWPNMYEVRLK
- a CDS encoding DUF2530 domain-containing protein, coding for MSRSGDRQKAPDAPAVPPLPAAILDPQPILALGTVAWLCAAMALFVFGGSDRQIALCLAGIAVGILGTAVYALQRRAVVRGARDAQQGLDFDA